A genome region from Nocardiopsis exhalans includes the following:
- a CDS encoding IS3 family transposase — protein MRFDNTAKYDYSIGFMCSRLNVSRSGYYEWRNRSDSATAERRDHLRLLIKKAFDDSDETYGYRRIHAQLQRWGVQAGPELVRLLMRQMKLEACQPRPARVCLTQADDVGDIPDLVQRDFTAPRPGVKLVGDITYIPTWEGWLYLATVIDCCTKEVIGYAMDDHYRTPLIIQALKNAQRNGKVVQGAIFHSDRGSNYTSFEFGQFLAGHGFKRSVGRTGICYDNALAESFFGALKNERVNRVVYPTRNQARRDIIRYIEHWYNHRRLHSALGYNTPAEIYAAHQEMRLAA, from the coding sequence ATGCGGTTCGACAACACGGCGAAGTACGACTACAGCATCGGATTCATGTGCTCACGGTTGAACGTTTCCAGGTCGGGGTACTACGAATGGCGAAACCGTTCAGATTCGGCGACCGCTGAACGCCGGGATCATCTCAGACTTCTCATCAAGAAAGCTTTCGATGACTCTGATGAGACCTACGGCTACCGGCGCATCCACGCCCAGTTGCAACGCTGGGGCGTCCAGGCCGGCCCCGAGCTGGTCCGCTTGCTCATGCGACAGATGAAGCTGGAGGCCTGCCAGCCGCGTCCGGCCCGGGTGTGCCTGACCCAGGCCGATGACGTTGGCGACATCCCCGACCTGGTCCAGCGCGATTTCACCGCTCCAAGGCCCGGGGTGAAACTCGTTGGTGACATCACCTACATTCCGACCTGGGAAGGGTGGCTGTACCTAGCGACCGTGATCGACTGCTGTACCAAGGAAGTTATCGGATACGCGATGGATGACCACTACCGAACTCCGCTGATCATCCAGGCATTGAAGAACGCACAGAGGAACGGAAAGGTGGTGCAGGGGGCCATCTTTCATTCAGACCGCGGCAGTAACTACACCTCGTTCGAGTTCGGCCAGTTCCTCGCTGGACATGGGTTCAAACGTTCGGTTGGGCGAACCGGAATCTGCTACGACAACGCTCTGGCCGAGTCGTTCTTCGGGGCACTCAAGAACGAGCGCGTCAATCGGGTGGTGTATCCTACTAGGAATCAAGCCCGCAGGGACATCATCAGGTATATCGAGCACTGGTATAATCACAGGCGGCTCCACTCCGCACTGGGGTACAACACGCCCGCGGAGATTTATGCGGCACATCAGGAGATGCGACTGGCCGCTTGA
- a CDS encoding RNA-guided endonuclease InsQ/TnpB family protein, which yields MIRAYKFLLRLTKRQQASLTQMLRDHCSLYNGALQERRDAYAHPSKTKIRYGDQSAQLKEIRSFDPERQGRWSFSSQQATLRRLDKAFQAFFRRVKSGHKPGYPRFRGVGRFDTVVFPKDGDGCRWDSTPQDAVTRVRFQGVGHVRVHRHRPVKGRVKTVSVKREGGRWFVVVACDQVPAQPLEPTGRVTGIDMRCPEVSGQGPNTMVP from the coding sequence GTGATCCGCGCGTACAAGTTCCTTCTTCGCCTTACCAAGCGCCAACAGGCATCTCTCACGCAGATGCTGCGCGACCACTGCTCTTTGTACAACGGAGCATTGCAGGAACGCCGCGACGCCTACGCCCACCCCTCGAAGACGAAGATCAGGTACGGCGACCAGTCCGCGCAGCTCAAAGAGATCCGGTCGTTTGATCCCGAGCGGCAGGGGCGTTGGTCGTTCTCCTCCCAGCAAGCCACGTTGCGACGCCTGGACAAAGCGTTCCAAGCGTTCTTCCGCCGGGTGAAGTCCGGGCACAAGCCCGGGTATCCCCGGTTCCGTGGGGTAGGCCGGTTCGACACCGTGGTCTTTCCCAAGGACGGCGACGGATGCCGCTGGGACTCCACACCCCAAGATGCGGTGACCCGCGTCCGCTTCCAGGGTGTGGGACACGTGCGGGTCCACCGGCACCGGCCGGTCAAGGGCCGTGTGAAGACGGTCAGCGTCAAGCGCGAGGGCGGCCGGTGGTTCGTGGTTGTGGCCTGTGACCAGGTGCCGGCCCAACCCCTGGAACCGACCGGGCGTGTGACCGGTATCGACATGAGGTGCCCCGAGGTTTCCGGACAGGGACCCAATACAATGGTCCCGTAA
- a CDS encoding S41 family peptidase — MKTLNDGETPDSVRAESPVKPRKKLWRRVLAAIATVLLLLGGSGVWLVHTYGPRFGVYLFPPSPQRYADVALELMERGYYADGAEWEAARERVLETAEGADSYADLHGVLTEAADAAGGSHTFFLTPGEAADRVGESTSEFRTPTVTVDGGVATVVVPELGSVSGELQQRYADEAAADIAAAAPEVCGWIIDLRENTGGNMYPMLSGLSSLLPNGAAMQFRMAAGTEMGVTVQDDGVGMNGNSVISVEETPKITDQPIALLQSEQTASSGEAVLTVFRGLDSVESFGEDSAGYTSGNSVHTLYDGAELVLTSSVYVDRDGVNLNEEPIRPDHSTDAADEDARAWLADADCG; from the coding sequence ATGAAGACGCTCAATGATGGTGAAACGCCCGATTCCGTTCGTGCGGAAAGCCCCGTCAAGCCACGGAAGAAGCTGTGGCGCCGGGTCCTGGCGGCCATTGCGACCGTGCTGCTCCTGCTGGGCGGAAGCGGGGTCTGGCTGGTCCACACCTACGGTCCGCGGTTCGGCGTCTACCTGTTCCCGCCCTCGCCGCAGCGGTACGCGGACGTGGCCCTCGAACTGATGGAGCGGGGCTACTACGCGGACGGAGCGGAGTGGGAGGCCGCGCGGGAACGGGTGCTGGAGACCGCCGAGGGCGCCGACAGCTACGCCGACCTCCACGGCGTCCTGACCGAGGCCGCGGACGCGGCGGGCGGTAGCCACACGTTCTTCCTGACCCCGGGGGAGGCCGCGGACCGGGTCGGTGAGTCGACCTCCGAATTCCGGACTCCGACGGTCACCGTGGACGGTGGGGTCGCGACCGTGGTGGTGCCCGAGCTCGGCAGTGTGTCCGGGGAACTCCAGCAGCGGTACGCCGACGAGGCGGCCGCGGACATCGCCGCAGCCGCTCCGGAGGTGTGCGGGTGGATCATCGACCTGCGTGAGAACACCGGCGGCAACATGTATCCGATGCTGTCGGGGCTCTCGTCGCTGCTGCCGAACGGGGCCGCGATGCAGTTCCGGATGGCCGCCGGTACCGAGATGGGCGTGACCGTGCAGGACGACGGGGTCGGCATGAACGGCAACAGCGTCATCAGCGTCGAGGAGACGCCCAAGATCACCGATCAGCCGATCGCCCTGCTCCAGAGCGAACAGACCGCCTCGAGCGGCGAGGCGGTCCTCACGGTTTTCCGCGGGCTGGACTCGGTGGAATCCTTCGGCGAGGACAGCGCCGGATACACCTCGGGTAACTCCGTGCACACCCTTTACGACGGCGCCGAGCTGGTCCTCACCAGCAGCGTCTACGTCGACCGCGACGGCGTGAACCTCAACGAGGAGCCCATCCGGCCCGACCACTCCACGGACGCGGCCGACGAGGACGCGCGCGCGTGGCTCGCCGACGCGGACTGCGGGTGA
- a CDS encoding class I SAM-dependent methyltransferase has translation MSTFTPPDWRAANRAHWDERVPLHVASDYYDLEGFRSGADALRDFEVAEIGDVTGKSLLHLQCHIGLDTMSWARDHGAARVVGLDFSVPAVAAARKLAAEIGLGPERAAFVEADVYDAPSVVPEQAYDIVYTGTGALCWLPDIERWARTAASLVAPGGFLYLAEFHPLTDILDDQTGTRVVRDYFARDAHVSEESGTYAELEAETVHNRSVEWQHTMGAVVSALAAAGLRLDFLHEHDASLYQRFESFERSGDGYYRFPDTHARIPLMYSLRAAKP, from the coding sequence ATGAGCACTTTCACCCCGCCGGACTGGCGTGCGGCCAACCGGGCCCACTGGGACGAGCGGGTCCCCCTGCATGTCGCGAGCGACTACTACGACCTGGAAGGGTTCCGCTCCGGAGCAGACGCGCTGCGCGATTTCGAGGTCGCCGAGATCGGTGACGTCACCGGTAAGTCGCTGCTCCACCTCCAGTGCCACATCGGGCTGGACACGATGTCGTGGGCGCGCGACCACGGCGCCGCGCGCGTGGTCGGCCTGGACTTCTCCGTCCCGGCCGTGGCGGCGGCACGGAAGCTCGCCGCCGAGATCGGGCTCGGGCCGGAGCGGGCCGCGTTCGTCGAGGCCGACGTGTACGACGCCCCCTCGGTCGTACCGGAGCAGGCCTACGACATCGTCTACACCGGTACCGGCGCGCTGTGCTGGCTGCCCGACATCGAGCGGTGGGCGCGGACCGCGGCCTCGCTGGTGGCCCCGGGCGGGTTCCTGTACCTGGCGGAGTTCCACCCGCTCACCGACATCCTCGACGACCAGACCGGTACCCGGGTCGTGCGCGACTACTTCGCGCGGGACGCCCACGTGAGCGAGGAGTCCGGCACGTACGCGGAGCTGGAGGCCGAAACCGTCCACAACCGCAGTGTGGAGTGGCAGCACACGATGGGCGCGGTGGTCTCCGCGCTGGCCGCGGCGGGGCTGCGGTTGGACTTCCTGCACGAGCACGACGCCTCGCTCTACCAGCGCTTCGAGTCCTTCGAGCGTTCCGGGGACGGCTACTACCGTTTCCCGGACACGCACGCGCGCATCCCCCTGATGTACTCCCTGCGCGCCGCCAAGCCCTAG
- a CDS encoding RNA-guided endonuclease InsQ/TnpB family protein produces MGVASFLTTSEGEHVDNPRFLARSAEKLTAAQRDLSAFPQRVKAQSRTRKHRAAQARVTRLHAKVRRQRVDHHHKVALDLIRSFDAIAHERLNIAGMTKKPAPKPDPEQQGAFLPNNAAAKAGLNKSIQDAGWGVFLGILAHKAESAGRELVPVDPRNTSRTCPREACGHVSADNRPSQEKFRCVRCGYTEHADRVGAVNVGVRAGLVLPVA; encoded by the coding sequence ATGGGGGTGGCCTCCTTCCTCACCACAAGCGAGGGCGAGCACGTCGACAACCCCCGGTTCCTCGCGCGCTCCGCTGAGAAGCTGACCGCCGCACAGCGCGACCTGTCCGCCTTCCCCCAGCGGGTCAAGGCGCAGAGCCGCACGCGCAAGCACCGTGCGGCACAGGCCAGGGTCACCCGGTTGCATGCAAAGGTGCGGCGTCAACGCGTCGATCACCACCACAAGGTCGCGCTTGACCTCATCCGTTCGTTCGACGCGATCGCACACGAACGCCTGAACATCGCGGGTATGACCAAGAAGCCCGCACCCAAGCCCGACCCCGAACAGCAAGGCGCTTTTCTTCCGAACAACGCCGCCGCCAAGGCCGGGCTGAACAAGAGCATTCAGGATGCGGGTTGGGGGGTGTTCCTGGGAATCCTCGCGCACAAGGCTGAGAGCGCCGGTCGTGAGTTGGTCCCGGTCGATCCCCGCAACACGTCGCGCACCTGCCCACGCGAGGCGTGCGGGCATGTGAGTGCGGACAACCGCCCCAGTCAGGAGAAGTTCCGTTGCGTCCGGTGCGGCTATACAGAGCACGCCGACCGGGTCGGGGCGGTCAACGTTGGTGTAAGGGCCGGGCTGGTCCTTCCTGTCGCCTGA
- a CDS encoding glycoside hydrolase family 16 protein, whose product MSSRTTTSDRAERKNSRTTRRTVTATVGLGAATALTITTLTWTGSDVTDNSELTATETPQAALVWSDEFDGAAGDAPDPANWNHETGDHGWGNEELQNYTASRDNSALDGEGNLVITARQEADGGYTSARLTTQNNVEHAYGRIEARIKVPTGQGVWPAFWMLGADFPDTPWPDSGEIDIMEHIGSEPGTIHGTVHGPGYSGGGGVGASYDHPDGGAFPDDFHVYAVDWTPDSITWSVDDVAYNTITPADVGGDWVFDQEFFMILNVAVGGQWPGYPDETTQFPQEMVVDYVRVYDME is encoded by the coding sequence ATGAGCAGCCGAACCACCACGAGCGACAGAGCGGAGAGGAAGAACTCCCGCACCACCCGCCGCACGGTCACCGCGACCGTCGGTCTGGGAGCCGCTACGGCCCTCACCATCACCACCCTGACCTGGACCGGAAGCGACGTGACCGACAACAGCGAACTGACCGCCACCGAAACCCCGCAGGCCGCACTGGTGTGGTCCGACGAGTTCGACGGCGCGGCGGGCGACGCCCCCGACCCCGCGAACTGGAACCACGAGACCGGCGACCACGGCTGGGGCAACGAGGAGCTCCAGAACTACACCGCCAGCCGTGACAACTCCGCCCTGGACGGCGAGGGCAACCTCGTCATCACCGCCCGACAGGAGGCCGACGGCGGTTACACCTCCGCCCGCCTGACCACGCAGAACAACGTCGAGCACGCCTACGGCCGGATCGAGGCCCGGATCAAGGTACCGACCGGACAGGGGGTCTGGCCCGCCTTCTGGATGCTCGGCGCCGACTTCCCGGACACCCCGTGGCCGGACTCGGGCGAGATCGACATCATGGAGCACATCGGCAGCGAGCCCGGGACCATCCACGGCACCGTGCACGGTCCCGGATACTCCGGCGGCGGGGGCGTGGGCGCCTCCTACGACCACCCCGACGGCGGGGCCTTCCCGGACGACTTCCACGTGTACGCGGTGGACTGGACGCCCGACTCCATCACCTGGTCGGTCGACGACGTCGCCTACAACACCATCACCCCCGCCGACGTGGGCGGTGACTGGGTGTTCGACCAGGAGTTCTTCATGATCCTGAACGTCGCGGTGGGCGGCCAGTGGCCCGGCTACCCGGACGAGACCACCCAGTTCCCGCAGGAGATGGTCGTGGACTACGTGCGCGTGTACGACATGGAGTAA
- a CDS encoding TetR/AcrR family transcriptional regulator, translating to MPRVGLTRDTLVSAAADVADEIGFDRLTLAVLAQRFGVRDASLYTHVRGLSDLLESVALLAHDEWADTLWQAVAGRSGHTALRAFADAYRAFATGHPGRYAATRYPVPPERLAESTGVPRIIEACYALLRGYDLAGEDATDAVRLLRSTCHGFSDLEAVGGFTADRDPDASWRRAIDALHHTLTHWSKT from the coding sequence ATGCCTCGTGTGGGACTCACCCGGGACACATTGGTGTCCGCCGCCGCCGATGTCGCCGACGAGATCGGGTTCGACCGTCTGACCCTCGCCGTGCTCGCGCAGCGCTTCGGTGTCCGAGACGCCAGCCTGTACACGCACGTCCGGGGCCTGTCCGACCTCCTGGAAAGCGTCGCCCTGCTGGCACACGACGAATGGGCGGACACCCTGTGGCAGGCGGTGGCCGGACGGTCCGGCCACACCGCGCTGCGGGCCTTCGCCGACGCCTACCGAGCTTTCGCGACCGGGCATCCGGGCCGCTACGCCGCTACCCGGTACCCCGTTCCGCCTGAGCGGCTCGCCGAGTCCACCGGAGTACCGCGCATCATCGAAGCCTGCTACGCGCTGCTGCGCGGCTACGACCTCGCCGGAGAGGACGCCACCGACGCGGTCCGGTTGCTGCGCAGCACCTGCCACGGCTTCAGCGACCTGGAGGCGGTCGGGGGTTTCACCGCCGACCGCGACCCGGACGCCTCGTGGCGGCGCGCGATCGACGCGCTCCACCACACCCTGACCCACTGGTCGAAGACCTGA
- a CDS encoding DUF4097 family beta strand repeat-containing protein: MNPPLTPSARSVFTIGGALLALALLTGCGQNADLAGSETRTEEKTYDDVPELLLVEIDDASLEIVPHEADQIRVVREETGSAGGDWELTGNTLDLEMDCGTFSDCRVRYEVFVPADTALSVETDNGDVSVSGSRAPTEVRSGNGTIAVSDVTGPLTLTSANGDMNLSGIGSESLSAATGNGTIDAVFSEAPAEVEVSTNNGAATLALPGGPYAVFETFGNGEVTNELPSDDTSASTVTARTDNGTITLVPTD; the protein is encoded by the coding sequence ATGAACCCGCCGCTCACCCCTTCCGCGCGCTCCGTGTTCACCATCGGCGGGGCGCTCCTGGCCCTGGCCCTGCTCACCGGGTGCGGCCAGAACGCCGACCTGGCCGGATCCGAGACCCGGACCGAGGAGAAGACCTACGACGACGTGCCCGAGTTGCTCCTCGTCGAGATCGACGACGCCAGCCTGGAGATCGTCCCCCACGAGGCCGACCAGATCCGGGTGGTCCGCGAGGAAACGGGCAGCGCTGGCGGTGACTGGGAGCTGACCGGTAACACCCTGGACCTGGAGATGGACTGCGGGACGTTCTCCGACTGCCGGGTCCGCTACGAGGTCTTCGTTCCGGCCGACACCGCACTGTCGGTGGAGACCGACAACGGTGACGTCTCCGTGTCCGGGTCCAGGGCGCCGACCGAGGTCCGCTCCGGAAACGGCACCATCGCCGTCTCCGATGTCACCGGCCCGCTCACCCTCACCTCCGCCAACGGCGACATGAATCTGTCCGGGATCGGCTCGGAGAGCCTCAGCGCCGCCACCGGCAACGGCACCATCGACGCCGTCTTCAGCGAGGCGCCCGCGGAGGTGGAGGTCAGCACCAACAACGGCGCGGCGACGCTCGCGCTGCCCGGCGGCCCCTACGCGGTCTTCGAGACGTTCGGCAACGGCGAGGTGACCAACGAGCTCCCCTCGGACGACACCAGCGCCAGCACCGTCACCGCCCGGACCGACAACGGGACCATCACCCTGGTTCCGACCGACTGA
- the ltrA gene encoding group II intron reverse transcriptase/maturase: protein MGGIPEGERESGCSGVDGCTIEDFEKDLKGNLYKIWNRMSSGSYFPPPVKGVEIPKAHDDGVRLLGVPTVADRIAQTVVAAHLEKRVEPVFHPDSFGYRPGRSALDAVAVCRQRCWKKKWVVDLDIAKFFDSVRWDLVIKAVEAHTDAAWIVLYVKRWLSAPLQKPDGTLQDRDRGTPQGSAVSPVLANLFLHYAFDAWLSREFPEVQFERYADDAVIHCQSERQAKEVLARLGNRMEEVGLQLHPTKTRIVYCGINPRISEADEFTFLGFTFRRRPAQDRHGRVFTSFLPAVSKDALKKMSSAVRSWRIHMHVTYTFGEFARWLNPIIRGWMQYYGAFYRTELYPLLQRINFYLLRWVRKKYKRLRTYKKASKRWGQVTASHPSFFAHWKWVSVT from the coding sequence CTGGGAGGCATACCTGAAGGTGAAAGGGAATCAGGGTGCTCCGGGGTGGACGGCTGCACGATCGAGGACTTCGAGAAGGATCTCAAGGGGAATCTCTACAAGATTTGGAACCGGATGTCCTCAGGCAGCTACTTCCCGCCTCCGGTCAAAGGTGTGGAGATCCCGAAGGCGCATGACGACGGGGTCCGTTTGCTTGGTGTGCCGACGGTCGCGGACCGGATCGCGCAAACGGTGGTGGCTGCCCATCTGGAGAAACGGGTGGAACCGGTGTTCCATCCCGACTCCTTCGGCTACCGGCCGGGACGCTCGGCCCTGGACGCGGTGGCGGTATGCCGACAGCGGTGCTGGAAGAAGAAATGGGTTGTCGATCTCGACATCGCCAAGTTCTTCGACAGCGTCCGATGGGACCTTGTCATCAAGGCGGTTGAGGCCCACACTGATGCAGCATGGATTGTGTTGTATGTGAAGCGGTGGCTTTCCGCTCCACTACAGAAACCCGATGGCACCTTGCAGGACCGAGACCGTGGAACCCCACAGGGTTCGGCGGTCTCACCCGTGCTGGCCAATCTGTTCTTGCACTATGCGTTCGACGCCTGGCTCTCCCGGGAGTTCCCGGAGGTACAGTTCGAGCGCTACGCGGATGATGCGGTCATTCACTGCCAATCCGAGCGTCAAGCCAAGGAGGTTTTGGCGAGGCTGGGGAACAGAATGGAAGAGGTCGGGCTGCAACTACACCCGACCAAGACGCGAATCGTGTACTGCGGAATAAATCCTCGTATTAGTGAGGCGGATGAGTTCACCTTCCTCGGTTTCACGTTCCGTCGTCGTCCGGCACAAGATCGCCACGGAAGGGTTTTCACATCCTTCCTGCCGGCAGTCAGCAAGGACGCCCTGAAGAAGATGAGCTCCGCAGTCCGCTCCTGGCGGATCCATATGCACGTCACCTACACCTTCGGCGAGTTCGCGCGATGGCTCAACCCCATCATTCGCGGATGGATGCAGTACTACGGCGCGTTCTACCGCACTGAACTGTATCCCCTTCTCCAGCGCATCAACTTCTACCTGCTGCGCTGGGTCCGAAAGAAATACAAGCGACTGCGAACCTACAAGAAGGCCTCGAAGCGCTGGGGGCAGGTCACAGCATCACACCCCTCGTTCTTCGCGCACTGGAAATGGGTCAGCGTCACCTGA
- a CDS encoding MFS transporter: MKTAASPSPGWTLAVLVIAAALMAVDLTIVAVALPQIGADLPGATLVGLQWVVVGYTLAFGTLVLPAASLGDRIGARTMFLCGVVVFTVASLLCGLAWDLTSLVAFRLVKGAAAAVVSANVMPLLSRAYDEDRRPMAIAVWTASLMAAATLAPVLGGFLVETAGWRSMFLINLPIGTVALLVGLRVLSPDTRRARGAGFDWTGAVLVALVLLLVNLGLTAAQDGGSWWVAVWTGAAAVFALGYALHQRRVELPVLDLALFRIRSFLGVTVLALLTRVGLIGGTVYFVLYLQDGHGLNPLETGLLILPVGVGTVVGALAAGKAQARFSAGSVMTFGFVFLTAGGAVFAWQAWNVHDPLWYLPTMALWGLANGVVNAPLMAVATAVVPAERVGMATGVVNSSFPLGAALGTLGMGAAFTASLSTGGEPGAAPALTALGQATGTVYAVIAAVCLLGVFVAAFLVRSPNPTATEATPAPR; this comes from the coding sequence ATGAAAACCGCTGCATCCCCCTCACCAGGCTGGACCCTGGCGGTCCTGGTCATCGCCGCCGCCCTCATGGCGGTCGACCTGACCATCGTCGCCGTCGCCCTGCCGCAGATCGGCGCCGACCTGCCCGGGGCCACGCTCGTCGGCCTCCAGTGGGTCGTGGTCGGCTACACCCTCGCCTTCGGCACCCTCGTCCTGCCCGCCGCCTCGCTCGGTGACCGGATCGGCGCGCGCACGATGTTCCTGTGCGGCGTGGTCGTGTTCACGGTCGCCTCCCTGCTGTGCGGCCTGGCCTGGGACCTGACCTCGCTGGTGGCGTTCCGGCTGGTCAAGGGTGCGGCCGCGGCAGTGGTGTCCGCGAACGTGATGCCCCTGCTCAGTCGCGCCTACGACGAGGATCGGCGGCCGATGGCGATCGCGGTGTGGACGGCCTCGCTGATGGCCGCAGCCACGCTCGCCCCGGTCCTGGGCGGATTCCTGGTCGAAACGGCCGGGTGGCGTTCCATGTTCCTGATCAACCTGCCGATCGGGACCGTCGCGCTACTGGTGGGCTTGCGCGTGCTGAGCCCGGACACGCGGCGCGCCCGGGGAGCGGGGTTCGACTGGACCGGCGCGGTACTGGTCGCCCTGGTGCTGCTCCTGGTCAACCTGGGACTGACCGCGGCGCAGGACGGCGGCTCCTGGTGGGTCGCGGTGTGGACCGGGGCGGCCGCCGTGTTCGCCCTCGGGTACGCGCTGCACCAGCGCCGGGTGGAGCTTCCCGTTCTCGATCTGGCCCTGTTCCGGATCCGGTCCTTCCTCGGGGTGACCGTCCTGGCCCTTCTGACCAGGGTGGGCCTGATCGGCGGCACCGTGTACTTCGTCCTCTACCTCCAGGACGGGCACGGGCTCAACCCGTTGGAGACCGGACTGCTGATCCTCCCGGTGGGCGTGGGCACCGTCGTCGGTGCCCTGGCCGCGGGCAAGGCCCAGGCCCGGTTCTCCGCCGGGTCGGTGATGACCTTCGGTTTCGTGTTCCTCACCGCGGGCGGAGCGGTGTTCGCCTGGCAGGCGTGGAATGTGCACGACCCGCTCTGGTACCTGCCGACGATGGCCCTGTGGGGGCTGGCCAACGGGGTGGTCAACGCGCCGCTGATGGCGGTGGCCACCGCGGTGGTGCCCGCCGAACGGGTGGGCATGGCCACGGGCGTGGTCAACAGCAGTTTTCCACTCGGCGCGGCACTGGGAACCCTCGGGATGGGCGCCGCGTTCACCGCTTCCCTCTCCACCGGTGGCGAGCCGGGAGCGGCGCCCGCACTGACCGCGCTGGGCCAGGCCACCGGCACGGTCTACGCGGTGATCGCGGCGGTGTGCCTGCTCGGGGTGTTCGTTGCCGCCTTCCTTGTCCGCTCCCCGAACCCCACCGCTACGGAGGCGACCCCGGCACCCCGGTGA
- a CDS encoding YbaK/EbsC family protein has translation MGEVQELPERSREVARALEALGARGRVRVLPASTRTAAEAAQALGCEVGAIANSLVFTADDKPLLVMTSGRHKVDVALLAERLGKTRIRRAKPEEVRAATGQAIGGVAPIGHPAPVETVVDPALADYPTLWAAGGTPNTIFPTDHAELLRITGGTETSVN, from the coding sequence ATGGGCGAGGTGCAGGAGCTGCCCGAACGCAGCCGCGAGGTGGCGCGGGCCCTCGAAGCGCTCGGGGCGCGGGGACGGGTACGTGTGCTGCCCGCCTCCACCCGCACCGCGGCGGAGGCCGCCCAGGCGCTGGGCTGCGAGGTCGGCGCGATCGCCAACAGCCTGGTGTTCACGGCCGACGACAAGCCGCTGCTGGTGATGACCAGCGGTCGGCACAAGGTGGACGTCGCCCTGCTGGCCGAACGCCTGGGGAAGACCCGTATCCGGCGCGCCAAACCGGAGGAGGTCCGGGCCGCGACCGGCCAGGCCATCGGCGGGGTCGCGCCCATCGGCCACCCGGCCCCGGTGGAGACCGTGGTGGACCCCGCCCTGGCCGACTACCCCACCCTGTGGGCGGCGGGCGGAACCCCGAACACCATCTTCCCCACCGACCACGCCGAACTGCTCCGCATCACCGGCGGCACCGAAACCTCCGTCAACTGA
- a CDS encoding alpha/beta fold hydrolase, translated as MDYDRRGDGPPLLLIPGGVGHGGMLDPLAAHLADRFDVATMSSRVASAKQPETLGEQRPGAHAEDVLALIDHLFEEPPIVFGFSSGAVTTLELLAQRPDRVRLAVVHEPPLVNLLPDAARHRAALASVRAAARDRGLEEAQELMTTAMTAPGPDPVQEADLPRLQRAGAWTDGYAGTGPEPLSPELAELLTRLGELQGIMLEHILLPFTTHEPDLSVLGAHSDQLVPVAGVDSPGQLPYRAAAALAARLGLPLTELPGGHLGPVERPTQFADALRELLGTS; from the coding sequence GTGGACTACGACCGCCGTGGCGACGGTCCCCCGCTGCTGCTCATCCCCGGCGGGGTCGGGCACGGCGGCATGCTCGACCCGCTCGCCGCGCACCTGGCCGACCGCTTCGACGTCGCCACCATGTCCAGTCGCGTGGCCTCGGCGAAGCAGCCCGAGACCTTGGGCGAACAGCGGCCCGGGGCCCATGCCGAGGACGTGCTCGCACTGATCGACCACCTCTTCGAGGAACCGCCGATCGTGTTCGGCTTCAGCTCCGGCGCCGTCACCACCCTCGAGCTGCTGGCCCAGCGGCCCGACCGCGTCCGCCTGGCCGTGGTCCACGAGCCGCCGCTGGTCAACCTGCTGCCGGACGCCGCACGCCACCGCGCCGCGCTCGCATCGGTCCGCGCCGCCGCCCGCGACCGGGGCCTGGAGGAAGCCCAGGAGCTCATGACCACCGCCATGACCGCTCCCGGGCCCGATCCGGTCCAGGAGGCCGACCTTCCCAGGCTCCAGCGCGCCGGAGCCTGGACCGACGGTTACGCCGGTACCGGGCCCGAGCCGCTCAGCCCCGAGCTGGCGGAACTCCTCACCCGGCTCGGTGAGCTCCAGGGGATCATGCTGGAGCACATCCTGCTCCCGTTCACCACCCACGAACCCGACCTCTCCGTGCTCGGCGCGCACAGCGACCAGCTCGTCCCCGTGGCCGGTGTCGACTCACCCGGGCAACTCCCGTACCGGGCCGCGGCCGCCCTGGCCGCGCGGCTCGGTCTGCCGCTGACCGAACTCCCCGGCGGCCACCTCGGCCCGGTCGAACGCCCCACGCAGTTCGCGGACGCGCTCAGGGAGCTCCTCGGAACCAGCTGA
- a CDS encoding transposase, with amino-acid sequence MGRKSKYSPEFREEAVKMVIESGLPVKKVAEDIGVHSETLRLWVKSHREENPSSEPGLDINERARLRELERINREQAKEIEFLKKGVPRTREAA; translated from the coding sequence GTGGGCAGGAAAAGTAAGTACTCACCAGAGTTTCGCGAAGAAGCAGTGAAAATGGTGATCGAGAGTGGTCTCCCGGTCAAGAAAGTTGCAGAGGACATCGGAGTTCACTCCGAGACCCTGCGCCTGTGGGTAAAGAGTCACCGGGAAGAGAATCCATCAAGCGAGCCCGGGCTCGACATCAACGAACGCGCACGCCTCAGGGAACTCGAGCGGATTAACCGCGAACAGGCCAAGGAGATTGAGTTCCTAAAAAAAGGTGTGCCACGAACGCGGGAGGCCGCTTGA